A region from the Solibacillus sp. FSL H8-0523 genome encodes:
- the deoC gene encoding deoxyribose-phosphate aldolase, translating into MTQNYAAMIDHTLLKADATQAQVEQICAEAKQYGFASVCVNPTWVNYSAKALAGTDVLVCTVIGFPLGASTSAVKAFETKDAIANGAGEIDMVINIGALKDGNFDLVRDDIKAVVDAANGTLVKVIIEACLLTDEEKVKACELSVEAGADFVKTSTGFSTGGATAADIALMRKTVGPDLGVKASGGVRSLEDMQTMIENGATRIGASSGVAIMNGLKSDSNY; encoded by the coding sequence ATGACTCAAAATTATGCAGCAATGATTGACCACACATTATTAAAAGCAGATGCTACACAAGCACAAGTTGAACAAATTTGTGCGGAAGCAAAACAATACGGCTTTGCTTCAGTATGTGTCAATCCAACATGGGTTAACTACAGCGCGAAAGCATTAGCAGGTACAGATGTTTTAGTATGTACAGTAATTGGCTTCCCTTTAGGTGCTTCGACTTCAGCTGTAAAAGCATTTGAAACAAAAGACGCAATCGCTAATGGCGCAGGCGAAATTGATATGGTAATTAACATTGGCGCTTTAAAAGACGGCAACTTTGATTTAGTTCGCGATGACATTAAAGCGGTAGTAGATGCAGCAAACGGTACACTTGTAAAAGTAATTATCGAAGCTTGCTTATTAACAGATGAAGAAAAAGTAAAAGCTTGTGAATTATCTGTTGAAGCTGGTGCGGATTTTGTGAAAACTTCTACTGGTTTCTCAACTGGTGGGGCAACGGCAGCGGATATCGCGTTAATGCGTAAAACTGTAGGCCCAGACCTTGGTGTGAAAGCTTCTGGTGGTGTTCGTAGCCTAGAAGATATGCAAACAATGATCGAAAATGGTGCGACGCGTATTGGTGCTTCATCAGGCGTTGCCATTATGAATGGATTAAAGTCAGATTCTAACTATTAA
- a CDS encoding acetyl-CoA C-acyltransferase, with the protein MDAYIYDAVRTPRGSTRKNGSLHDVEPIELVTILLNALQNRNSTLPNVLEDVILGCVTQIKEQGANVAKTAVTYAGLPYSVPGMTINRFCTSGLDAISIAASKVHSASQQVIVAGGVESVSRVPMFSDEGSWFSQSHVSEQSKFLHMGVSADLMAELGNINRTQLDAYAVRSHQLANKAQQENRFQSSIVPVSLNDETILAHDELIRENTSLETLAALEPSFGPFLAKKHKEMIASELPTLAEFQHVHHVGNSPSLADGAALVVVGNEAATKKLNKPPIAKIIGTLSIAEHPMLLLGGQVAAEKLLKNCHLTFEDMDVIEFYEAYAATAVKAMQDWQVSEETFNPNGGVIATGHALGATGAMMMCSLLDELAYRNGKYGLITLSGGGGVGTAMIIEKL; encoded by the coding sequence ATGGATGCTTATATTTACGATGCGGTTCGAACACCGAGAGGATCCACCCGAAAAAATGGCTCATTACACGACGTTGAACCAATTGAATTAGTCACAATACTTTTAAACGCCTTACAAAATCGCAATAGCACGCTTCCAAACGTTTTAGAAGATGTCATTTTAGGTTGTGTCACACAAATTAAAGAGCAAGGTGCGAACGTGGCAAAAACGGCAGTTACCTATGCAGGACTTCCCTACTCCGTCCCTGGTATGACAATTAATCGATTTTGTACCTCGGGGTTAGATGCCATTTCGATTGCAGCAAGCAAAGTCCATAGCGCAAGTCAGCAAGTTATCGTTGCGGGCGGCGTTGAGTCGGTTTCTCGTGTCCCGATGTTTAGTGACGAAGGGTCCTGGTTTTCACAATCACATGTGAGTGAGCAGTCAAAATTTTTACACATGGGCGTTTCTGCAGATTTAATGGCTGAGCTTGGCAACATTAACCGAACACAACTCGATGCCTATGCCGTACGTTCCCATCAATTAGCGAACAAAGCACAACAAGAAAATCGTTTCCAATCTTCCATAGTACCTGTTTCTCTAAATGACGAAACCATCCTTGCACATGACGAGCTCATACGCGAAAACACTTCGCTCGAAACACTTGCAGCATTAGAACCTAGTTTTGGACCATTTCTTGCAAAAAAACATAAAGAAATGATTGCTTCTGAATTACCTACATTAGCGGAGTTCCAGCATGTACACCATGTTGGCAACTCCCCTAGTTTAGCTGATGGTGCCGCATTAGTAGTCGTTGGAAATGAAGCAGCTACCAAAAAATTAAACAAGCCACCAATCGCAAAAATTATCGGTACATTGTCGATTGCCGAACACCCAATGCTCTTACTTGGAGGACAAGTAGCTGCTGAAAAATTATTAAAAAACTGTCACCTTACGTTTGAGGATATGGATGTCATTGAATTTTATGAAGCCTATGCCGCAACCGCTGTCAAAGCAATGCAAGATTGGCAAGTCTCGGAGGAAACCTTTAACCCAAATGGCGGCGTCATTGCAACCGGCCACGCACTAGGTGCAACCGGAGCTATGATGATGTGTTCTCTATTAGATGAACTGGCTTACCGCAACGGGAAATATGGACTGATTACATTGAGTGGTGGTGGTGGCGTTGGTACGGCCATGATTATTGAAAAATTATAG
- a CDS encoding acyl-CoA dehydrogenase family protein, with translation MQSTNVEQKIEFDIFRKSVRQFLSKHAAPYFEQWEEDKQVPRDFWLEMGKQGFLCPWADEQYGGSGVDFNYSVIINEELSLIGAGIGGIGLHSDVVIPYIDEFGTPEQKQRWLPKAVNGEIISAIAMTEPGAGSDLAGIKTTAILDGDHYVVNGEKTFITNGYSADLVIVALITDPSAQPIHKGVSLLAIEAGTPGFTKGKKLKKIGQHANDTSELIFENARVPKENLIGHEGFGFYYMMQKLQQERLVLAIGAIAEAQRMVDITLDYVKQRTAFGRPIGKFQNTQFKIAEMATQVKIGDTFVKQLVQDHISGKDIVTEVSMAKWWITDMAQQVAIDCMQLHGGFGYMEEYEIARRYRDVAVGSIYAGTNEIMKQIIAKNLGL, from the coding sequence ATGCAAAGTACAAACGTTGAACAAAAGATCGAGTTTGATATTTTCCGCAAATCTGTACGTCAATTCTTATCGAAACATGCCGCACCCTACTTCGAGCAGTGGGAGGAAGATAAACAAGTTCCGCGTGACTTCTGGTTAGAAATGGGGAAACAAGGCTTTTTATGCCCATGGGCCGATGAGCAATACGGAGGATCTGGCGTAGATTTTAATTATTCAGTTATCATTAATGAGGAATTATCATTAATTGGGGCTGGCATTGGTGGGATTGGCTTGCACAGTGATGTCGTGATACCTTATATCGATGAATTTGGAACACCTGAGCAAAAGCAGCGCTGGCTTCCTAAAGCGGTGAACGGTGAAATTATTTCTGCGATTGCGATGACAGAACCAGGCGCTGGCTCCGATTTAGCAGGCATTAAAACAACTGCGATTTTAGACGGGGATCATTATGTTGTAAACGGCGAAAAAACATTTATTACAAATGGCTATTCAGCCGATTTAGTCATCGTTGCGTTAATTACCGATCCAAGTGCACAGCCGATTCATAAAGGGGTAAGTTTACTTGCAATTGAAGCAGGTACTCCCGGCTTTACAAAAGGAAAAAAACTAAAAAAAATCGGCCAACACGCCAATGATACATCGGAGCTCATTTTTGAAAATGCCCGTGTTCCGAAAGAAAACTTAATTGGTCATGAGGGCTTTGGTTTTTACTATATGATGCAAAAATTACAACAGGAGCGCTTAGTGTTAGCGATTGGCGCAATTGCCGAAGCACAGCGCATGGTCGACATTACATTGGACTATGTAAAACAACGTACTGCCTTTGGTCGCCCAATTGGCAAATTCCAAAATACCCAATTTAAAATCGCTGAAATGGCTACGCAAGTGAAAATCGGTGATACCTTTGTCAAACAGCTTGTCCAAGACCATATTAGTGGCAAAGACATTGTCACAGAAGTATCCATGGCTAAATGGTGGATTACAGATATGGCGCAGCAAGTTGCGATTGATTGTATGCAGCTACATGGCGGCTTTGGTTACATGGAAGAATACGAAATCGCCAGACGCTACCGAGATGTGGCAGTAGGTTCGATTTATGCAGGAACAAACGAAATTATGAAGCAAATCATCGCGAAGAATTTAGGTTTATAA
- a CDS encoding carotenoid oxygenase family protein produces MVREMSFHNPYYEENLYGPAKDELFVEQLTVIEGQVPNDIYGAYIRNGPNPKHEPNGRYHWFDGDGMLHGVYFNEGKVSYRNRYVQTKGFQHEAIEERAIWTGLLENKKNNPYFEKEKNTSNTDVVFHNGNLLSLWYRAGQPYKVDARTLETIGIEDFGGQLQCNVSAHSKVDEQTGEFLFFDYGHTYPYMMYGVASATGELVHCVPIELPGPRLPHDMAITKNYSILMDLPLFNDPEAAKLGYYKSKFFRELPSRFGIIPRYGSAEEIKWFESSPCYIYHVVNAWEEGDEVVMVCCRVKEPEPPNSKEDGPLERMLAFLRLDAQMHCWRFNLKTGAVKEYELCDANTEFPVINLDYSGLKSRYSYNVCITNGRTLEFDGVAKYDTWTGQSTRYEFGPGRFGTEGAYAPRPNATSEDDGYLITYVFDQHHNRSELIILDAKNFDLGPIARLEIPQRIPMGFHATWVNGESLYAE; encoded by the coding sequence ATGGTACGAGAAATGTCGTTCCATAATCCTTATTACGAGGAAAACTTATACGGTCCAGCAAAGGATGAGTTATTTGTTGAGCAATTAACGGTTATCGAGGGACAGGTGCCAAATGATATTTACGGTGCGTATATTCGCAATGGCCCCAATCCAAAGCATGAACCGAATGGGCGCTATCACTGGTTTGACGGAGATGGCATGCTGCACGGTGTTTACTTTAATGAAGGAAAAGTGAGTTATCGTAACCGCTATGTTCAAACAAAAGGGTTCCAACATGAAGCTATTGAAGAACGCGCCATTTGGACTGGGTTGCTCGAAAACAAAAAGAATAACCCGTATTTTGAAAAGGAAAAAAACACATCCAATACTGATGTTGTATTCCACAACGGCAATTTATTAAGCCTTTGGTATCGCGCTGGACAACCGTATAAAGTAGATGCCCGCACGCTTGAAACCATCGGCATAGAAGATTTCGGGGGCCAACTGCAATGCAATGTATCTGCCCATTCAAAAGTAGATGAACAAACAGGTGAATTTCTATTCTTTGACTACGGTCATACGTATCCATACATGATGTATGGGGTGGCTTCAGCAACAGGTGAACTCGTACATTGTGTACCCATTGAATTACCGGGTCCAAGACTACCACATGATATGGCTATTACGAAAAACTATTCGATTTTAATGGATTTACCGTTGTTCAATGATCCTGAAGCAGCAAAGCTCGGCTATTACAAATCAAAATTTTTCCGTGAACTCCCAAGCCGTTTTGGTATTATTCCTCGCTATGGGAGCGCCGAAGAAATCAAATGGTTCGAATCGTCTCCCTGCTACATTTACCACGTCGTCAATGCCTGGGAAGAAGGCGATGAAGTGGTCATGGTGTGCTGTCGCGTAAAAGAGCCAGAACCACCAAATTCAAAAGAAGACGGGCCACTTGAACGAATGCTCGCATTTTTGCGATTAGACGCGCAAATGCATTGCTGGCGATTTAATTTAAAAACCGGTGCCGTTAAAGAATATGAGCTATGTGATGCAAATACAGAATTCCCTGTTATCAATTTAGACTATTCGGGTTTAAAATCTCGCTATTCCTATAATGTGTGTATTACAAATGGGCGCACACTCGAATTTGATGGGGTTGCGAAATATGATACGTGGACGGGACAATCTACACGCTATGAGTTTGGGCCAGGGCGTTTCGGTACAGAAGGCGCCTATGCTCCACGTCCAAATGCAACATCAGAAGATGATGGTTACTTAATTACGTACGTGTTCGATCAACATCACAATCGTTCCGAATTAATTATTTTAGACGCAAAAAACTTTGATCTCGGGCCGATTGCACGACTTGAAATTCCACAGCGTATACCAATGGGCTTCCACGCAACCTGGGTAAACGGTGAAAGCTTATATGCTGAATAA
- the mtaB gene encoding tRNA (N(6)-L-threonylcarbamoyladenosine(37)-C(2))-methylthiotransferase MtaB encodes MTSYEPTKTVSLHTLGCKVNHYETEAIWQLFKEQGYDRVEFDHQADVYVINTCTVTNTGDKKSRQVIRRAIRQNPDAVICVTGCYAQTSPAEIMAIPGVDIVVGTQDREKMLGYIEQYREERKPINAVRNIMKNRVYEELDVPAFTDRTRASLKIQEGCNNFCTFCIIPWARGLMRSRDPEEVIRQAQQLVDAGYLEIVLTGIHTGGYGQDFKDYNLAQLLREMEAQVKGLKRLRISSIEASQLTDEVIEVLQNSEIVVNHLHIPIQSGSDTVLKRMRRKYTMEFFAERLEKLKIALPDLAVTSDVIVGFPGETEEEFLETYNFIRDHKFSELHVFPYSQRTGTPAARMDDQVDEEVKNERVHRLIALNDQLAKEYASRFEGEVLEVIPEERFKDGEGENLYVGYTTNYLKIIFEGTEDMIGQLTKVKITKAGYPYNEGQFVRVLEEQNN; translated from the coding sequence ATGACGAGTTACGAGCCAACGAAAACCGTATCTCTACATACATTAGGGTGTAAAGTAAACCACTATGAAACGGAAGCAATTTGGCAATTGTTCAAAGAGCAGGGCTACGACCGTGTAGAGTTTGACCACCAAGCAGATGTATATGTAATTAATACATGTACAGTAACGAATACGGGGGATAAAAAATCTCGCCAAGTCATTCGTCGTGCAATTCGTCAAAATCCAGATGCGGTTATTTGTGTAACAGGTTGTTATGCACAAACGTCACCGGCTGAAATTATGGCAATTCCAGGCGTAGATATCGTTGTCGGCACACAAGACCGTGAAAAAATGCTTGGCTATATTGAACAGTACCGTGAAGAGCGTAAGCCAATTAACGCCGTGCGTAACATTATGAAAAACCGTGTGTACGAAGAGTTAGACGTACCAGCGTTTACCGACCGTACACGTGCATCACTAAAAATTCAAGAAGGCTGTAATAACTTCTGTACATTCTGTATCATCCCTTGGGCGCGCGGTTTAATGCGTTCACGTGATCCAGAAGAGGTCATCCGCCAAGCACAGCAATTAGTGGATGCAGGCTACCTTGAAATCGTGTTAACAGGTATTCATACAGGTGGTTACGGTCAAGACTTTAAAGATTATAACTTAGCGCAATTACTACGTGAAATGGAAGCACAAGTAAAAGGCTTAAAACGTTTACGTATTTCTTCGATTGAAGCGTCTCAATTAACAGATGAAGTAATTGAGGTATTACAAAATTCAGAAATCGTAGTCAACCACTTACACATTCCGATTCAATCAGGTTCGGATACGGTATTAAAGCGTATGCGTCGTAAATATACGATGGAATTTTTCGCAGAGCGTCTTGAGAAATTAAAGATTGCTTTACCAGATTTAGCGGTTACATCGGATGTAATTGTTGGATTCCCTGGTGAAACAGAAGAAGAATTCTTGGAAACATACAACTTTATCCGTGACCATAAATTCTCTGAGTTACATGTCTTCCCTTACTCTCAACGTACAGGTACACCAGCAGCGCGTATGGATGACCAAGTTGATGAAGAAGTGAAGAATGAACGTGTACATCGTTTAATCGCATTAAATGACCAATTAGCAAAAGAGTATGCCTCTCGTTTTGAAGGCGAGGTACTGGAAGTGATTCCAGAAGAGCGCTTCAAAGATGGTGAAGGTGAAAACTTATACGTAGGTTATACAACGAACTATCTAAAAATCATCTTCGAAGGCACAGAAGATATGATTGGCCAATTAACAAAAGTAAAAATTACAAAAGCAGGTTACCCATATAACGAAGGGCAATTTGTTCGCGTATTAGAAGAACAAAATAATTAA
- a CDS encoding 3-hydroxyacyl-CoA dehydrogenase family protein yields the protein MNQISVIGAGLMGSQIALCAAFAGFKVHLYDVDEQRLQTSQQQLAKQMEKYIKKGLFSKTQFDQANDNLILETSLSKAIEQADLVIEAIVEDLTLKRNLFQQLDEFAPPHAILATNSSMIVSSMLASSTTRPDKVCNLHFFNPVFLMAVVEVVKGAHTSNETTQAAVDFVKRIHKTPLLLQKEITGFIANRILTKVMEEAMFLLEEGVATVEEIDLACTKALNHPIGPFALMDLTGLDTAYAIQKTQFELDNDVKEPSPLLKEKLAHGQLGRKTGQGFYTYQ from the coding sequence ATGAATCAAATTAGTGTGATTGGCGCTGGCTTAATGGGTTCTCAAATCGCATTGTGCGCAGCATTTGCAGGCTTCAAAGTCCATTTATACGATGTGGATGAACAGCGATTACAAACGAGCCAACAACAGTTAGCCAAACAAATGGAGAAATATATCAAAAAAGGACTGTTCAGCAAAACTCAATTTGACCAAGCAAACGACAACTTAATTTTAGAAACATCCCTATCTAAGGCTATAGAACAAGCCGATTTGGTGATTGAAGCGATTGTTGAGGATTTAACACTTAAGAGAAACCTTTTCCAGCAGCTAGATGAATTCGCACCACCTCATGCCATTTTAGCAACGAATAGCTCGATGATTGTGAGCTCGATGCTCGCATCTAGCACAACTCGCCCTGATAAAGTGTGTAACCTTCATTTTTTCAATCCTGTATTTTTAATGGCGGTTGTAGAAGTTGTAAAAGGTGCACATACATCGAATGAAACGACACAAGCTGCAGTCGACTTTGTGAAACGTATTCATAAAACACCTCTTCTTTTACAAAAGGAAATTACCGGTTTTATTGCGAACCGAATTTTAACAAAGGTAATGGAGGAAGCGATGTTTTTATTAGAAGAAGGCGTTGCAACGGTTGAAGAGATTGATCTCGCTTGTACAAAAGCATTAAATCATCCAATTGGACCATTTGCGTTAATGGATTTAACTGGACTTGATACTGCTTATGCCATTCAAAAAACACAATTTGAGTTAGATAACGATGTGAAAGAGCCATCCCCTCTTTTGAAAGAGAAGCTCGCTCATGGGCAGCTAGGACGAAAAACGGGACAAGGCTTCTACACTTATCAATAG
- a CDS encoding class I adenylate-forming enzyme family protein codes for MILTTEEKMKDYTEKGWWGTKTVQHYLQQFVESSPTKTAVIDPLNKATLCNTPLLSLTYEQLQQKIDQVASALNEQGIGKDDIVAIQLPNVVELVISYFAILKVGAISSPIPIQYREFECLQLLQALNAKAVVTMQQINDRQYAEMYAKLQDQVPSLNTIFTFDGASEVSVFIDFEQQPIHELPNVDVTANDIFTICWTSGTEGKPKGVPRSHNEWLVSAYASVDAAKLSADDRILLTFPLVNMAGIGGVLVPWVVTGGTLVLHHPFDFPTFLAQIGSERITYTLVPPSLLTMMIKNQAILSNIDISALRAIGTGSAPITPWLIHSWKDSHGVDLINYFGSNEGATFLSDAEDVPDPQLRSIYLPRFGPKELTWHNRVGKMVESKLIDVESGEEITEPNHPGELLIRGPGVFSGYWQAPEINEKAFDAEGYFRSGDLFEIIHENGEDRYYRVVGRLKDIIVRSGMKISPLEIEEIIQEHPSVVEVAVIPHPHRTHGEISCACIVVAEGQMITLEDVKTLLIDKKIASFKLPEKLMIVNALPRNAVGKVMKSALIDQLTDEEVGA; via the coding sequence ATGATTCTGACAACAGAAGAAAAAATGAAGGATTACACAGAAAAAGGCTGGTGGGGTACAAAAACCGTTCAACATTATTTACAACAGTTCGTTGAAAGTTCACCGACTAAAACAGCGGTAATCGATCCATTAAACAAAGCTACTTTATGTAATACACCTTTACTTTCATTAACGTACGAACAGCTGCAACAAAAAATCGACCAAGTGGCAAGCGCCCTAAACGAGCAAGGTATTGGCAAAGATGATATCGTCGCGATTCAACTACCAAACGTTGTTGAACTCGTCATTAGCTATTTTGCGATTTTAAAAGTTGGTGCCATTTCAAGCCCGATTCCAATTCAATATCGAGAATTTGAATGCCTGCAACTTCTGCAAGCACTCAACGCAAAAGCCGTTGTAACCATGCAGCAAATTAATGACCGGCAGTATGCTGAGATGTATGCGAAATTGCAAGATCAGGTACCCTCTTTGAACACAATTTTTACATTTGATGGGGCTAGCGAAGTGAGTGTGTTCATCGATTTTGAACAGCAGCCTATTCACGAATTGCCGAATGTAGACGTTACAGCAAACGATATTTTTACCATCTGCTGGACTTCTGGTACAGAAGGAAAACCTAAAGGTGTACCAAGAAGCCATAATGAATGGCTCGTTAGTGCGTATGCGAGTGTTGACGCCGCCAAACTTTCTGCAGATGACCGGATTTTATTAACGTTTCCACTTGTAAATATGGCCGGAATTGGTGGGGTTTTAGTTCCTTGGGTTGTCACTGGCGGTACACTTGTACTCCATCACCCGTTTGATTTCCCAACATTTTTAGCTCAAATTGGATCAGAACGCATTACGTACACACTTGTTCCCCCATCATTATTAACGATGATGATTAAAAACCAAGCGATTCTATCAAATATTGATATTTCTGCATTACGCGCAATTGGCACAGGTTCTGCTCCAATTACACCTTGGCTCATCCATTCATGGAAGGACAGTCACGGAGTGGATTTAATCAACTATTTCGGGTCAAATGAAGGCGCAACATTTTTAAGTGATGCCGAAGACGTACCAGATCCACAGCTTCGTTCCATCTATTTACCGCGCTTTGGACCAAAAGAATTAACTTGGCATAATCGTGTTGGAAAAATGGTGGAAAGTAAGTTAATCGATGTAGAAAGTGGGGAAGAAATAACAGAACCAAATCACCCGGGAGAATTACTTATCCGTGGCCCAGGTGTATTTTCAGGTTATTGGCAAGCGCCCGAAATTAACGAAAAAGCGTTTGATGCAGAGGGATATTTCCGTAGCGGTGATTTATTCGAAATCATCCATGAAAATGGGGAAGATCGTTATTACCGTGTTGTTGGTCGATTAAAAGATATTATTGTCCGTTCTGGAATGAAAATTTCACCACTAGAAATTGAAGAAATTATTCAGGAGCACCCTAGTGTTGTTGAAGTAGCGGTTATTCCCCATCCACATCGAACACACGGCGAAATTAGCTGCGCCTGCATTGTCGTCGCAGAAGGACAAATGATTACTTTAGAAGATGTAAAGACCCTACTAATCGATAAAAAAATCGCTTCCTTTAAGCTCCCTGAGAAATTGATGATTGTGAATGCACTCCCACGTAATGCCGTTGGAAAAGTGATGAAATCAGCCCTAATCGACCAACTAACAGACGAGGAAGTTGGTGCATAA
- the rpsU gene encoding 30S ribosomal protein S21: protein MSKTVVRKNESLEDALRRFKRTVSKSGTIQEVRKREFYEKPSVKRKKKSEAARKRKW, encoded by the coding sequence ATGTCAAAAACTGTCGTTCGCAAAAACGAATCGCTTGAAGATGCTCTTCGTCGCTTCAAACGTACTGTATCAAAATCAGGTACAATTCAAGAAGTTAGAAAGCGCGAGTTCTACGAAAAACCTAGCGTAAAACGTAAAAAGAAATCAGAAGCTGCACGTAAACGTAAGTGGTAA
- a CDS encoding AMP-binding protein has protein sequence MNCAELFLETADRLPDKVAIVFRNQQITYSQLKEQVMKFASGLIEAGITSNSHVALLMPNCPQYIISYYGVLAAGATIVPVNPLYTDRELSYILNNADTKAVIYHELIQPTIDKTKASLTTADLLIDFSESNPHCTWNQLLEHEPLTVPYVRGEEGIAQILYTSGTTGNPKGVMLSDDNLANMTTLLIRELGILEEDRIIVVLPIFHTLSKMAGVWAALVHGATIYLEERFIPDAILELIERVKATVFYGVPTMFTMFTMSPRLKEFDYSSLRLFGSGGASIPVEIIERIQNSIGVPVAEAYGQTEATVMITCQPLNGERIAGSVGLPVDGIGFRIVTPDGRDVPQGEIGEIVFNGRSAMMGYYKNPEATAETIRDGWVHSGDLAYQDARGNVYIVDRIKDIIIRGGNNIYPREIEEVLYTHPAIAECAVLGEPDEVFGEEVAAFVVTKTPVTVEELQAHCQEHIAKYKVPQIFYFLEALPKNATGKILKTPLRKQLKEKSEEVL, from the coding sequence ATGAATTGTGCAGAATTATTTTTGGAAACCGCTGATCGATTACCAGACAAAGTTGCCATCGTATTCCGAAATCAACAAATTACGTATAGTCAATTAAAGGAACAAGTAATGAAGTTTGCAAGTGGACTAATTGAGGCAGGTATTACGTCAAATTCACATGTGGCACTACTGATGCCAAACTGCCCTCAATATATTATTTCGTATTATGGTGTGTTAGCAGCAGGCGCTACAATTGTTCCAGTAAACCCGCTATATACCGACCGTGAGCTGAGCTATATTTTAAATAATGCTGACACGAAGGCTGTTATTTACCATGAGCTTATTCAGCCAACGATTGATAAAACAAAAGCTTCCTTAACAACAGCCGATTTATTAATTGATTTTAGCGAAAGCAATCCACATTGTACATGGAATCAATTACTGGAGCATGAACCACTTACAGTACCTTATGTACGCGGTGAAGAAGGGATTGCTCAAATTTTATATACATCAGGGACAACCGGTAATCCAAAAGGCGTCATGCTATCCGATGACAATTTAGCAAATATGACAACCTTACTCATTCGTGAGCTTGGCATTTTAGAAGAGGACCGAATTATCGTTGTGCTCCCGATTTTCCATACGTTATCGAAAATGGCGGGAGTTTGGGCTGCCTTAGTCCACGGCGCTACAATTTATTTAGAGGAACGCTTCATACCAGACGCGATTTTAGAATTAATTGAACGTGTAAAAGCGACTGTATTTTACGGCGTGCCGACAATGTTCACCATGTTTACGATGTCACCGCGTCTAAAAGAATTCGATTATTCATCTCTTCGTCTATTCGGTTCTGGAGGGGCAAGTATTCCGGTCGAAATCATTGAGCGCATTCAAAATAGTATCGGTGTTCCGGTCGCAGAAGCGTATGGCCAAACAGAAGCAACCGTTATGATTACGTGCCAGCCTTTAAACGGTGAACGAATTGCCGGTTCAGTAGGATTGCCTGTAGACGGCATTGGATTCCGTATTGTGACACCAGACGGACGCGATGTGCCACAAGGAGAAATCGGTGAAATTGTGTTTAATGGTCGCAGTGCAATGATGGGCTATTATAAAAATCCAGAAGCGACAGCCGAAACAATTCGTGATGGCTGGGTACACTCAGGGGATTTAGCTTATCAAGATGCGCGCGGGAATGTATATATCGTCGACCGCATAAAGGACATCATTATCCGCGGAGGTAACAATATTTATCCTCGCGAAATCGAAGAAGTACTGTATACGCATCCTGCAATCGCAGAATGTGCGGTCTTAGGTGAACCCGATGAAGTATTTGGTGAAGAAGTGGCCGCATTTGTTGTCACAAAAACACCCGTCACTGTAGAAGAATTACAAGCCCACTGCCAGGAACATATCGCCAAATATAAAGTGCCACAAATTTTTTACTTCTTAGAAGCACTTCCAAAAAATGCGACAGGGAAAATTTTAAAAACCCCTTTACGTAAACAACTTAAAGAAAAAAGTGAAGAAGTTCTCTAA